A single window of Patescibacteria group bacterium DNA harbors:
- a CDS encoding ABC transporter permease: MLKMKFTKRKIRKIALGSIPFLTILVVWDLFYYFNQDLKWLIPSPLQTVSSFWQMVTDGTFLKLISVSIFNLIPPYIFAIICAVVLGTLMGVNKTVHKIFFPFLSAIYPVPSLAWLPFMILFLGFTREAIWFVIFVSSFMKIIYNVISGIQNVNIEYVLVAKNFGFSKTKIVFDVFLPSALPQIMTGLRVGFGSAWRSLIGAEMLVATIGGLGKFIWMSQWFFDFDKVMAGIVVISLVSIFIEQIVFRRLEKNTLVKWGFISDEQKI, translated from the coding sequence ATGCTCAAGATGAAATTTACTAAGCGAAAAATAAGAAAAATTGCATTGGGGTCGATACCATTTTTGACTATTTTAGTTGTTTGGGATTTGTTTTACTATTTTAACCAAGACCTAAAATGGCTGATTCCTTCCCCGCTTCAGACTGTCTCATCTTTTTGGCAGATGGTTACTGATGGAACGTTTTTAAAGTTGATATCAGTCAGTATATTCAATCTGATCCCGCCCTATATTTTTGCAATAATTTGTGCTGTAGTACTCGGCACCTTGATGGGGGTTAATAAAACTGTCCATAAAATTTTCTTTCCATTCTTGTCTGCAATTTACCCGGTACCATCATTGGCTTGGCTTCCGTTTATGATACTGTTTTTAGGATTTACCAGAGAGGCAATTTGGTTTGTTATTTTTGTTTCCAGCTTCATGAAGATTATTTACAATGTTATCAGCGGGATTCAAAATGTTAATATCGAATATGTTTTGGTGGCAAAGAATTTCGGTTTTAGTAAAACTAAGATTGTGTTTGATGTATTTCTGCCATCCGCTCTTCCTCAGATTATGACGGGGCTTAGAGTAGGTTTTGGTTCTGCTTGGAGATCTTTGATTGGAGCGGAAATGTTGGTTGCGACAATCGGGGGGTTAGGAAAATTTATATGGATGTCCCAATGGTTTTTTGATTTTGACAAGGTAATGGCCGGTATCGTAGTCATTTCTTTAGTAAGTATTTTTATAGAGCAAATAGTATTTAGGCGATTAGAAAAAAATACTTTGGTTAAGTGGGGGTTTATAAGTGATGAACAAAAAATTTGA
- a CDS encoding ABC transporter substrate-binding protein, producing MNKKYFFGTLFALFALVFIYYFNNSLNDKNNKEENKIKIGYSIDSVNHAPIIIADNMGIFDKHKLNLELIPFKGGKEVQQALAMGSIDIGSAGATNFFIPIAKGSPIKIIAPLAVSPTLVFVDPSSNIKTFDDLVGKTIASRIGQSSNISLGYALRKENIPINTITFEDIEGNLRPLALMEKKVVDVAVAGEYNEKIYLDYGAVVFEEWITKGYADKPMPRTVIAVNTDSLEKNKEEISSFIDAIIESQRYIKDNPDDAAVIISKQIEEATEGAVVFSVEELKEQWKTVKYVLWYEPSDVVEISKVAQEIGDIQTALSVEQIFDLSFEEKLKNAQDEIY from the coding sequence ATGAATAAAAAATATTTTTTTGGCACCCTGTTTGCATTATTTGCATTAGTATTTATTTATTATTTCAATAATTCACTTAACGACAAAAATAACAAGGAAGAAAATAAAATCAAGATAGGGTATAGCATAGACAGCGTAAATCATGCCCCAATTATTATTGCTGACAATATGGGTATTTTTGATAAACACAAGCTCAATTTGGAACTTATTCCTTTCAAGGGTGGTAAAGAGGTGCAGCAGGCGCTAGCTATGGGCAGTATAGATATCGGTTCGGCCGGCGCAACAAATTTTTTCATCCCGATAGCCAAAGGATCCCCGATAAAGATTATTGCTCCTTTAGCAGTTTCCCCGACATTAGTATTTGTTGATCCTAGTAGCAATATTAAGACATTTGATGATTTAGTGGGAAAAACCATAGCATCACGAATAGGGCAAAGTTCCAACATCTCGTTAGGTTATGCTCTTAGGAAAGAGAATATCCCTATCAATACGATAACTTTTGAAGATATTGAGGGTAATCTGCGCCCCCTTGCCTTAATGGAGAAGAAGGTGGTTGATGTAGCGGTGGCAGGAGAATACAATGAAAAAATATATCTTGATTATGGAGCGGTTGTTTTCGAAGAGTGGATAACAAAAGGTTATGCAGACAAACCAATGCCCAGAACAGTTATTGCCGTTAATACAGATTCTTTGGAAAAAAATAAAGAAGAAATCAGCAGTTTTATTGATGCAATTATTGAAAGTCAAAGATATATTAAGGATAACCCCGATGATGCAGCGGTAATCATTTCCAAACAAATAGAAGAAGCAACTGAAGGAGCGGTAGTCTTTTCTGTCGAAGAATTAAAAGAACAATGGAAAACAGTAAAATATGTTCTTTGGTATGAACCTTCGGATGTCGTGGAAATTTCGAAAGTAGCGCAAGAAATAGGAGATATACAAACAGCGCTGAGTGTGGAACAGATCTTTGATCTGAGTTTTGAGGAAAAATTAAAAAATGCTCAAGATGAAATTTACTAA
- a CDS encoding nucleotidyl transferase AbiEii/AbiGii toxin family protein, whose protein sequence is MDNQIIVALKKKIEEISAYEGVDAETQRNSIKEYLQFYVLNFIYHHPEYSNWIMYGGSALRICHDLNRMSVDLDFEVNHVITNDFLEKLKVEIAVHFENIYNIDSSSLSIGITNNRGVTLKFHIGEELGLGFASKQVHIKIDLNHFVAPKTVVVEHIPKNENQLSFVIKTYNLSALMASKIAAIFLRGPRGVGRVVHEEKGRDIYDLLWYMNKKIVPDLDYLSAKDIKFADPKELFNNITIKILNNPKTDVNLKHDLTPLFMDQAFINNWLINWRDSYLQYLKDYRIHTVSTLEKISITQEFHTDIFYFIYWYNIEDGNQARIIFRISDYWIEYGEGDLAVKVSEKVKRLCEFNSNGWTSHPPSQDKLMEYAELFYQKIERYLKKTNHIMLGEIITTKLIRMTTDHLNQQEQILLNKSALLSCELDDLLK, encoded by the coding sequence ATGGATAATCAAATCATTGTAGCACTTAAAAAAAAGATAGAAGAAATTTCTGCATATGAAGGGGTTGATGCGGAAACTCAACGCAACTCAATAAAGGAATACCTACAGTTTTATGTGCTTAATTTTATTTATCACCATCCAGAATACAGCAACTGGATTATGTATGGAGGTTCAGCGCTTCGCATTTGTCATGATCTTAATAGGATGTCGGTTGATTTAGATTTTGAGGTTAATCACGTAATCACAAACGATTTTCTGGAAAAACTGAAGGTAGAAATAGCCGTCCATTTTGAAAATATATATAATATCGATTCTAGTTCTCTTAGTATTGGGATTACAAATAATAGGGGTGTCACATTAAAATTTCATATAGGAGAAGAGCTCGGTTTGGGGTTTGCTTCTAAGCAGGTGCATATAAAAATCGATCTAAATCATTTTGTCGCACCAAAAACGGTAGTTGTAGAGCACATACCAAAGAACGAGAATCAACTTTCGTTTGTAATTAAAACGTATAATTTATCCGCGCTCATGGCAAGTAAAATTGCCGCAATTTTTCTACGAGGGCCACGTGGAGTTGGTAGGGTGGTACATGAAGAAAAAGGACGTGATATATATGATCTGCTTTGGTATATGAATAAAAAAATTGTACCTGATTTGGATTACTTATCCGCCAAAGATATTAAGTTTGCAGATCCAAAAGAACTATTCAATAATATTACCATTAAGATATTAAACAATCCAAAAACAGATGTAAATCTTAAACATGATTTAACCCCTCTTTTTATGGATCAAGCCTTTATAAATAATTGGCTCATTAATTGGAGGGATAGTTATCTACAATATCTCAAAGACTATAGAATTCATACCGTATCCACTCTCGAAAAAATAAGTATAACCCAAGAATTTCATACTGACATATTTTATTTTATATATTGGTATAATATTGAAGATGGAAATCAAGCGAGAATCATATTTCGTATTAGTGATTATTGGATTGAATATGGGGAAGGGGATTTAGCAGTCAAGGTTAGTGAAAAAGTAAAGAGGCTGTGTGAATTTAATAGTAATGGATGGACAAGCCATCCTCCGTCGCAGGATAAATTAATGGAATATGCCGAGCTATTTTACCAAAAGATTGAGCGGTATCTTAAAAAAACAAACCACATAATGCTGGGTGAAATTATTACTACTAAACTAATACGGATGACTACTGATCATTTAAACCAGCAAGAACAAATATTATTAAATAAGTCCGCTCTACTTTCTTGTGAATTAGATGATTTATTAAAATAA
- a CDS encoding NUDIX hydrolase, which yields MTEIPNKLYRTSVKALILDDKKRFLLLLEENGYWDLPGGGLDFGENSHDCIIRELNEETGLEVIHIKKNPSYFITALHMNGQWKANILYETQVKDLNFTSSKECVEIRFFTKEEASKEKIYPNVKEFLKEYNPNNH from the coding sequence ATGACCGAAATCCCAAATAAGCTTTACAGGACCAGTGTTAAAGCTTTGATATTGGACGATAAAAAAAGATTTTTACTTTTATTGGAAGAAAATGGTTATTGGGACCTCCCTGGGGGTGGACTTGATTTCGGGGAAAATTCTCATGATTGTATTATAAGGGAGTTAAATGAAGAAACGGGATTGGAAGTTATCCATATTAAAAAGAATCCGTCCTATTTTATAACGGCTTTGCATATGAACGGTCAGTGGAAAGCCAATATACTATATGAAACACAGGTAAAAGATCTAAATTTTACTTCTTCCAAAGAATGCGTGGAAATAAGATTTTTTACAAAGGAGGAAGCGTCCAAGGAAAAGATTTATCCTAATGTTAAAGAATTTTTAAAAGAGTACAATCCAAATAACCACTAG
- a CDS encoding ABC transporter ATP-binding protein: protein MLNLEKVNKSFGRDDDFEVIKDITLSANDGEFICILGPSGCGKTILLYLMAGFLKPTGGKILMNGEMISGPSCDRMMVFQGHVLFPWKTVYENIYYALDKSTFSKDEKDKLVMKYLDLMALASFKDWYPYKLSGGMQQRVALARALVTNPEVLLMDEPFSALDSQYRKFLRKNLEIIWRKTKKTIIFVTHSVHEAINLADKIYLLSARPATIKKVYTVNLPRPRDQSSKDFIQLNNEIEEDLTEEFEKIIKTPSMGESLSHILKLNGRRGIL, encoded by the coding sequence GTAGGGATGATGATTTCGAAGTTATAAAAGATATAACCCTTTCAGCCAATGATGGTGAATTTATTTGTATCCTTGGTCCAAGTGGTTGTGGAAAGACAATTTTGCTTTATTTGATGGCGGGGTTTTTAAAACCAACTGGTGGAAAGATTTTGATGAATGGTGAAATGATTTCCGGTCCCAGTTGTGATCGCATGATGGTTTTTCAGGGCCATGTTCTTTTCCCTTGGAAGACGGTTTATGAAAATATTTATTATGCTTTGGATAAATCAACATTCAGTAAGGATGAGAAAGATAAACTGGTTATGAAATATTTGGACCTGATGGCACTGGCTTCCTTTAAAGATTGGTATCCTTATAAACTTTCCGGCGGAATGCAACAACGCGTTGCTTTGGCAAGGGCGTTGGTCACAAATCCGGAAGTTCTGTTGATGGACGAGCCTTTCTCTGCACTCGATTCTCAATACCGAAAATTTTTAAGGAAAAATCTGGAAATTATTTGGAGAAAGACAAAAAAAACCATAATTTTTGTTACGCATAGTGTGCACGAGGCAATAAATTTGGCCGACAAAATTTATCTCCTGTCTGCCAGGCCTGCGACTATAAAAAAAGTGTATACAGTAAATCTCCCCAGGCCAAGAGATCAATCTAGTAAAGATTTCATACAGCTAAATAATGAAATTGAAGAGGACCTAACTGAGGAATTTGAAAAAATAATTAAAACACCGTCAATGGGAGAGTCTTTATCTCATATATTAAAATTAAACGGTAGAAGAGGTATTTTATGA